The bacterium nucleotide sequence TTCTACCGGAAGAAGAATTTCAAATACACCGCCAAGGGTCTTTTGTGGGCCGCGGGGACCATCACCCTGGGGAATCTCGTCCTCTATTTCGCCCTTTGACGCTTTTGGCCGTTCCAATCTTTTAATCTACGACCACTATCCCCAACCGGTATAATTCTTGCTACCGGCTACCCCACACCCCGAGCCCGCCTGAGGAAGGTCCTTCGATGCGTCAGCAGATGGGTATGAACCAAAAGATGTCCCAACGCATGGTCATGACGCCCATGCTGCAACAGGCCATGAAGATCCTCCAACTCTCCACCCTGGAGCTCAATGAGTGGATCGACCGCGAGATGCTCGAGAACCCGACCCTCGAGGAAGAGGCCGAAGAGACCACCGCCGAGACCACCGATAAGGCCGACCCCACCGAACCCATGGACGCTCCCCCCTCGGACGTCCCCAATCCCGAGAACGACAAGATCATGGAACTGGCCCGGGACCGCCACACCACCGATCTGGTCGAGAACATGCAGGAAGGGGACCGGTTCCAAAAAGAGACCTGGGACATGTACCAGGAAGGCCAGGAATACGACGAAGCTTCCGAAGGGTCCTATGGCGGACGGGAAAGCAGCGCGGCCGAACAGGAAAAAAGGGATTTCGTGGAGGCCTCCATCACCCGCCCCGAGACCCTGGCCGACAGCCTGGAGTGGCAGTTTTCCCTGGTGGCCAAGGACGAGAAGGAGACGGCGCTGGGCAAGGTGCTCATCGGCAACCTGGACGAGAACGGTTACTTGACCGCCAAGGTCGAGGAGATCGCCGCCTCGCAGGGGGTGGACCCCCACGAAGTGGAAAGGGTCCTGGCCATCCTCCAGGGCTTCGACCCGCCGGGCGTCGCCGCCCGGAACCTCAGGGAGTGCCTCCTGCTCCAATTGGAGAACAAGACGGGCGAGACGGCGCGACGCGCCTACCAGGTCATCCACGATCATTTCGAGGATATGGAGAAACGCCGCTTCGCCGTGATCACCAAGGCCCTCTCGTGCACCGATGAGCAATTGCGGGAGGCGATGGCACTGGTCGCCACCCTGGAACCCAAACCGGGACGGGCCTACCAGGAATCGGACACCAAATACGTCACACCGGACGTCTATGTGCGTTTCATCGAGGGGGACTATGTGGTGGTCCTCAACGACGACCCGCTCCCGAAACTGCGGATCTCCCCCTATTACCGGAGGATGCTCAAGGACAAGAAGGCCCTGGACGGCAAGGAGGCCAAGAAGTTCCTCGAGGGAAAGATCCAGTCGGCCATGTGGCTCATCAAGAACATCGAACAGCGGCGAAAGACCATCTACCGGGTGACCGAGGCCATCTTCCGCATTCAGCGGGATTTCCTGGACATCGGCATCAGCGCCCTCAAGCCCCTGACCCTCAAGCAGGTGGCGGACATGATCGGCATGCACGAATCCACCGTCAGCCGGGTGACCACCCAGAAATACGTGCAGACCCCCCGGGGTCTTTTCGAGCTGAAGTTCTTCTTCACCAGTGGATTGGAGTCCACCGACGGCCTGGACGTGTCGTCCCTCTCGGTCAAGGAGAAGATCAAGGAGTTGGTGGCCCAGGAACCGGGCCAGCATCCCCTCTCCGACCAGAAGATCATGCAGGTCCTCAATGAGCAGGGGCTGAACATCGCCCGCCGGACCATCGCCAAGTACCGGGAAGAGCTCCGGATCCCCCCGGCTTCGCAACGAAAGAAATTCTGAAGACAAATCACCTTGCTACAAATCATATTTCCCAGGCGGCGGGTGGTGCAGGATGGGAAGGAAAGGAGGCGCGGGGCGGAAAGCCCCTTGATTGACTTCCGAACCTCGAATGTTAGAATAACTGCTCTTTCTAGGGCTTTTTCGCCAAGAGAGGGCGAAAGGGAGCCTCCCCATGACGACCTCCACAGGAACCGGAATGAAAGTCCATATCACCAGCCGCCACCAGAAACTCACCGAAGGCCTCAGCACCCATATCGAGGAGAAGATCCAGAGGGTCGAACGCTACGTCGGCAAGATCAAGGAAGCCCACGTGGTGTTGAACTTCGAGAAGAAGGTCCACCTCTGCGAGATCACCCTCACCGCCAAGAACCTCAAGCTGAGCGCCAAGGCCTCTTCCCACGACATGTACACCTCCATCGACGCGGCGGCCCAGCGGCTGGAGAAACAGGCCCATAAGAGCAAGGACAAGCGGGTGGACCGATACCGGGTGGAAACGCCCAAGGCCCGGGCCTCGGCGATCCGGAGCGGGATGTCCGAGGGACGCGAAAGCGAGGGCCCTCGGGTGGTCCGGTCCGAGACCTACGCCGTGAAACCCATGACCATCGAGGAGGCGGCCCTGCAGTTGTCCTCCTCCAAGGACGAATTCCTCGTTTTTTCGAACGCCGAGACGGAGAGGACCAGCGTGGTCTACAAGCGCAAGGACAGGAACATCGGGTTGATCGAACCCGAATATTGACCTGAGGGGAGCGGGGAATGCAGATATTGGATTTTTTGTCGGTCGACGCCATCAAGTTGTCGCTGGAGTCCAAGAACAAGAAGGACGCCATCAAGGAATTGGTGGAAGTGCTCTTCAAGTCCGGGAAGATCAAGGACAAGAAAAAGATGGTCCAGACGCTGCTGGAACGCGAGGAACTGGGTTCCACGGGCATCGGCCAGGGGATCGCCATCCCCCACGGCAAGTCCGATACCGTCTCCGACCTGGCCGCCGCCTTCGGGCTTTCCCAGGACGGCATCAGCTTCGACTCCCTCGACGGCGAGCCGGTGAACATCTTCTTCATGCTGGTGGCTCCCGAGGGCGCCGCCGGCGCCCACCTGAAGGCCCTGGCCCGCATCTCCTCGCTGCTCAAGGACAAGTATTTCCGCAAATCCCTCCTTTCGGCCAAGAGCCCGGAAGATGTCATCAAGATCATCCAGGAAGAAGAGAAGCTGAAGCATTGAAGCGAAGGTCAGCGACGGGAAGGCCTGGAGCGTTATGAAGAAGATCTCCGTCGAGTCCTTTTTCCAGCAATCCAAGGAACGTCTCCGCCTGACGCCGGTCGTCGAGGAAGGCATGGGCGACCGCTACATCGTCTCCGTCGACATCAACCGCATGGGAATGGC carries:
- the rpoN gene encoding RNA polymerase factor sigma-54; this encodes MRQQMGMNQKMSQRMVMTPMLQQAMKILQLSTLELNEWIDREMLENPTLEEEAEETTAETTDKADPTEPMDAPPSDVPNPENDKIMELARDRHTTDLVENMQEGDRFQKETWDMYQEGQEYDEASEGSYGGRESSAAEQEKRDFVEASITRPETLADSLEWQFSLVAKDEKETALGKVLIGNLDENGYLTAKVEEIAASQGVDPHEVERVLAILQGFDPPGVAARNLRECLLLQLENKTGETARRAYQVIHDHFEDMEKRRFAVITKALSCTDEQLREAMALVATLEPKPGRAYQESDTKYVTPDVYVRFIEGDYVVVLNDDPLPKLRISPYYRRMLKDKKALDGKEAKKFLEGKIQSAMWLIKNIEQRRKTIYRVTEAIFRIQRDFLDIGISALKPLTLKQVADMIGMHESTVSRVTTQKYVQTPRGLFELKFFFTSGLESTDGLDVSSLSVKEKIKELVAQEPGQHPLSDQKIMQVLNEQGLNIARRTIAKYREELRIPPASQRKKF
- the raiA gene encoding ribosome-associated translation inhibitor RaiA is translated as MKVHITSRHQKLTEGLSTHIEEKIQRVERYVGKIKEAHVVLNFEKKVHLCEITLTAKNLKLSAKASSHDMYTSIDAAAQRLEKQAHKSKDKRVDRYRVETPKARASAIRSGMSEGRESEGPRVVRSETYAVKPMTIEEAALQLSSSKDEFLVFSNAETERTSVVYKRKDRNIGLIEPEY
- a CDS encoding PTS sugar transporter subunit IIA, with amino-acid sequence MQILDFLSVDAIKLSLESKNKKDAIKELVEVLFKSGKIKDKKKMVQTLLEREELGSTGIGQGIAIPHGKSDTVSDLAAAFGLSQDGISFDSLDGEPVNIFFMLVAPEGAAGAHLKALARISSLLKDKYFRKSLLSAKSPEDVIKIIQEEEKLKH